One window of Nicotiana tomentosiformis unplaced genomic scaffold, ASM39032v3 Un00003, whole genome shotgun sequence genomic DNA carries:
- the LOC138903804 gene encoding uncharacterized protein, protein MTVSEYVVRFSELAGHAPTLVATVRERVRRFIEGHHPSIQISMDRELEMDISYQQVVSTARRLEDMLAQNKEDREAKRSRESGTYSGTRSPSIVRHGRGYVSCPVHLALPTFSGVPAPTRPRELYYAPPVSSVPPARGAFSGQSSRPGLSQSQQPHPLRGCFECGDTRHLVRDCPRHRRGAPP, encoded by the coding sequence atgactgtgtcagagtatgtagtCCGCTTCAGTGAGTTGGCCGGACATGCACcgaccttggttgccacagttcgagagagggttcgacggtttattgagggacacCACCCCAGTATCCAGATTAGTATGgatagggagttggagatggatatttcttatcagcaggttgtgagtactgccaggagattggaggatatgcttGCTCAGAATaaagaggatagggaggccaagaggtctcgagagtctggcacttacagcgGTACTCGTTCCCCATCTATAGTTcgacatggtaggggttatgtgagttgccccgttcatttagctcttccaaccttcagtggtgttccagcccctacTCGGCCCCGGGAGctttattatgcaccgccagtatctagtgtgcctccggctaggggtgcttttagcggccagtccagcagacccggACTGAGTCAGTCACAACAGCCACACCCtctgaggggttgttttgagtgtggcgacactcgccatttggtgagggattgtcccagacataggaggggtgcacctccatag